Sequence from the Erythrolamprus reginae isolate rEryReg1 chromosome 2, rEryReg1.hap1, whole genome shotgun sequence genome:
gCCAAACGAGTTGGGTGCAcgtgtaattcaatgcctggggagggcaaaaactgtttCCTCCACCTCCTGGAGGCttactggaggctggaaatgacctgtttcccaacttctggtggtcccagtagacTCGTCTTTATCCTCCCCAGTCTCCataggtttccctggagcctggcgatggtaaaaatgccccctccccactggaggctctctggaagccaaaaatgccctcccagagcctctgtgtgagccaaaacccagctggctggcacacacaagcatgatggagctgatctagggcaacagctggcatgccagcagatatggcttcatgtgttacctgtggcactcatgccataggttcaccatcattgccctacgctatttcagacaaatggcagtccagtctctcttTGAAAGACTCAAGTGTTGGAGCCCTCACAACCTTTTGACACAAAGCAAGGACAACAACCACTTCAGACCAGTGTCCCTTAGTACCTATGATATTTCACTATTCTTTTCTCCAGCTTCACTGCACATGGAGGACCTGAAGTAGTTCAGGATCCCCAGAGGAGATGTTGCTTCTTACAATAACTATTAAAATCCTGGTCTGTGAGATCTCACCTGGTATTCCTCCAGTGATTGCCTTTGATGTAAACATCAGACTGAAGCAacttgaaagggatcttgcatcAGAAAGGATAAATGTCTCAAGTCACACTCCATGTTGTACAAATGTTGGGACATTCAGGGACTGTGCTTCTTGAATgtacctttcctttctttccttttcaggTAAAGTTCTGTTTATCTCCCTCTCAGTCAAGAAGTCACTCTCATTTCCCTCTTATGAGAATGCTTTGAATTCTTCGAACTATCTTGTTCTTCCTTAGAAATAGGAAGATAATTGATTCAGCCCCATGAATTATGgacttcctccttctgcttctgcttctgctgatGTCCcagccagtctctgggaagctgagaacgAAGTGCCTGTTGAGGTTGGAggaacagaaggggaaaaaactacAGAGCTATTACAAACCAGGAGACCACCTCATTAGTATAGTCTCCATTGCTACAATAATATCTGATATAACACTGTCTTTCAACACAGCTCCTTATTTTCAGTCTTTCTCGTAAGTCATTCAGTGGGATGGAGTTGCATTCCCTCCATTTCCAgtcttcttttcttttggttACTCCCATATGGTATGACCTGTTTTAATATCTTGAATATGAATTTCCATGGCTTTTCTCTTATGTCTTCTTTTAAGAGACCCAAAGCCAAAGACAGGGCACCCCCCCCCAGTCTTGTACAATCCTGAGTTAATCACAACTAGGTTATTCAAAAGTTTCTGGTTGCCTCTGATCGATGCATTtccctacattattattattattattattattattattattattattattattattattattattattattattattattatttattgtatttgtatgctgcccctctccgcagactcggggcagctaacaacaatgataaaaaacaacatgtaacaatccaatttaataaaacaactaaaaacccttattataaaaaccaaacatacacataaacataccatacataacttgtaatggcctaggggaaagaatatcctaactcccccatgcctggcgacaaaggtgggtcttgagtaatttgcgaaagacaaactATAACTATTCATTGATATAAATATAACTATTCATTGATATTCGATGCTTGATTCAAGTAATAATAGAGGATGGcttgtttttaaaattgcttttctgGGTCAATAATCTTTGCTGATTATTCCATTTTAACGATTGAATGATTTTGAATTTTAGTCATTGCACAAATTAGCACTACTACAAATAATGATATATTTGTGAATAATAGATATTTATCCCACCTTTCCAACTTTTAAATTAAACAGTGGAGGTTTTTTTACAGTATTAGAGTTACTAATCTAGAAAGAATCCTACGCTTCATTTTTGCCATTCAACAAGTCAACATAAATTCTCAGCTTTTGTAcaatctcacacttggctacaacatccatgacaactattcAAATACCCGtggcacttcagatgccttgctagaCATGCTCtcaactggagaagccaatgttcccaactacagctgtggcaagaaggaCAACCTGATGGCTATTCTTGATGGATCTCTTGATGAAATCTCCattcagatgtcaacattagtaggcacctacaaagtcccacaggttgtTTGTGTGTTTCTCTATCTGGTAAAGTGAGAAGGGTGGTGATGGGTGGATAATAGATTGAAATAATACCTTTTCTATGGAATTAAAAACTGCTTTTCACCATGGCCATTGTTATGTCTAAGGACTGGGATCCACATTGGGACAGAGGCATAAACATTGACTCGAGTAAGACTTGAGCAATTGGACACAATGTTAAATATGGAATATTTAAGCAAATCTCTGAAATGAACTGATTTCCATTTGCAGTACTTTAGAGATAGAGGACCAAGCATATCTATTATCTGAATGTCAATTTTATTAGAAAAGAGAAAGGGCACTATCTTAGACGCCAGATTGgacaaatatttatattcaaactTGCTAATATTCTGCATTTTGTATTCTTTATGTTGATATGTCTTAAGAGTTAAGAACTCTTCTAATATGTTTGTGAAAATCACACTGGATGTCTTAAAAGCTTATATTTTGGATATCATGTGGTCTAAATATAATACACTATTACTATTCTTTATTTCATCTTCAGATCAGTTATGGAATAGTTTCAGAGGCTCTAAGTGATAAAACTCAAATTCCCTTTTTCCATCACATGCTCCCCAAAAATGGGATCCAGTATCTAGGAATTGTCCAACTTCTCCTCCATTTTAGATGGACTTTGATTGGTCTCTTTTCAACAGACAcagaggagggagagaatttcatgagaacTTTCACTCCTATTCTTCTCAAAAATGGGATTTGCGTTGTTATCTCACATCAATTCTCAATGACTAGAGCTACAGAACCTCTCAGAAATGCCATTTCTAAGTGGAgaaaagtcaatgtctttgtacACTTCTTAGAAATTTTCTCCCTTAAGAATAGATTTCACCACATCCATTTAACAATTGAAGGTTTGCCAGGACCTAtcgaagggaaagtctggatcactACAACGATTGAGAAACTGTCAATGACAAGACATACGCTTTACAAATATATCCATAGTGTTTGGGGCTTTtcttttcagaaaagaaaatggCTAAATGATGACACCTTTCAACCCAATCTTTTTTGGGATTCCAAATTTGAAGGCCAGTTTTTTCACTGTTCTTTTTCAAAACATATCCTTTCTGTCAAGGGCCGAAGGCGATGTACCCAGATAGCACCACTGGACatggaagagaaaaagaacagaATTCAGATAAAAAATGAACAccgttttttaaattttgttaagACTTTGGCCCATGCCTTGAATGTTGCATATTCCTCAATATCTAggaggagaaaaatggaggagaaagagaaattaGGGGCTCCAAGGCTAGAGGCATGGCAGGTATGGAGTCCTGACTAGGATTCATCAAACCTACCAAttttaggagtataagatgctccttggttttgggggaggaaaataggggggaaatctagCATCCTTAGAAAAAgggtagcatccttagtctgatcagcttcagcacattattttatcccctggttagggctgaaaaaaatcttcttcgaggtagcaatgaaaaaatcctgcaagcagtgaaaatcgttagcacctcattagggctgggggaaaaacttTTCAAAACCTctgcattcagaatataagaatcacccaaatttccagcctcttttagggggggggggaaggtactCCCAATAATACAGTAGTTTCTATTTATAAAAAGTTTTAATGGCCATGTAGGGGAGCCATTTCAACTTACTTGTTCTCCAAATCGAGCTGGCAAAGCTGAGGCCAAATTTAGTTCACAAGATTATTTGGCTCACAAGAGTAGGCACTATGacaattatattttgatattaaacacTGCTATTATAAAATTATTCAAAATGTATACATTATGGGGTTGTAATTAGCATGATAGAATTTTATATTCCTAAATTTCAGCTAAATCTGCAAGCATTTAGTCTAACCCCTCCTCATTGCAGGAATCTAATTAAAGCTTTTCAAACTGATGGCTGTTCAGTCTTTGCATTTAggtgtggtggcacagtggttacaatGTAAGTATTGCTGgctcactgctcactgccaggagtttgattcttaccagctcaaggttgactcagccttccatccttccaaggttagtaaaatggggagccagattgttggggcaatatttatttatttattggatttgtatgccgcccctctccggagactcggggcggctaacagcgacaataaaacagtgtacaatagtatttggtattagaaatgattaaaaatccattaatataaaaaccaaacatacatacatacatacataccatgcacagaattgtaaaggcctagggggaaagaggatctcaattcccccatgcctggcggcagaggtgggttttaagttgtttacgaaaggcaaggagggtgggggcagttctaatctctggggggagttggttccagagggccggggccgccacagagaaggctcttcccctgggtcccgccaggcgacatggcttagttgacgggacccggagaagatccactctgtgggacctaactggttgctgggattcgtgcagcagaaggcggtccctgaggtaatctagtccggtgccatgaagggctttataggtcataaccaaatatgctgattctatgtTGCTtgtattgatattgattgtttcttcaatgcttatttgacccctatgacaatcattaaatgttgtaccacatgattcttgacaaatgtatctttttcttttatgtacgctgagagcatatgcaccaagacaaatttcttgtgtgtccaattacacttggccaataaaattctattctattctaaaccatttagagagggctgtaaaagcactgtgaagtggtataaagtctaagtgctaatgtTATGTAGGCAAATAGTGAAGGGATGACTGAACATTTCTTGTTCACTGGCTGAGCTTTAAAATTGCTCCCTCTTTTAGGATGTTTCAAATTGCTTTCAAAATTCCTGGATATTTCAATTCTAGTTCCATccttttctggagaagaatgagttTTGCAATTTTTCCTGGGAGAAAATATACTTGGACCAAAGTGGAAACATAGCAGCAGATCTGAATATCATAAGCTGGTTGCTTTTCCCCAAGAAGGATGCCATCGAAGAGCAACTGGGGAGTTTTGAAAGACAGAGTCTAATTATCAATCAAGATGCTCTTTTACGGGTAAAGTTGCTTAACAAGGTGattgaaaatatttaaaacttttcTGTCTGTATAGTTGGTGTTAGTGTCCCCTGAAAGAGCAGGCTCAGATAGTTTTGAAGAGCTCATATCTGACCAGAGTTATTTATCCCTCTGTTTCATCACTGGGATAGACCTCCTGCTGATAGGAATGTAATCCAAAGTGTTCAATCAAAATGGAACCATAATGACTTGTCCAATATGAGATAATGCCTTAAACTAGAAAAATTGAGAATTGGATGTTGCCTTTGGCCCCCACCCCAAAAGTCCTTTTTGATAATTGAAATTATGAGGGTCGGTTTGTAATGAATTGCCACTTAGATTTGGTTTCTGTCTTctaagccagcgtttcccaaccggtgtgctgcggcacactagtgtgccgcgagacaccgccaggtgtgccgcgaagctagggaagctccagctgggtggggcgctgcggtgcctccgacttctcggctcctgcccgatgccacggtttctggcgctctcctgctgggccccaaagaaggaaggcaggaagaaggagagcttcattcttcgcgcctttttcccgccttccttctttggggcccagcaggagagcgccagaaaccacggcatcgagcaggaaccgggaggtcggaggcaccggcatggcagcgccccgcccagctggagcttccctgtcgtcgtcggcacacctggccgtgtcgtcgtcggcaagtgtcctttggggcccggcgggagggcactggcagtgggagtGGGAGGGCGCTGCAGCGgtgcaggcagtcgcagggagatggcagTGGGAGTGGGGGTcggggtggcggctgcagcggccctgggcaccgttccctgtaggcttttctaggggcgcgcagggagccgcggccacccgcccgcctgccggatttccctccgcgcggctggggaggtggattcaccgcccccgccagcccgatctccctccagtggctggtgacgcagatctactgccctcgccagcctgatctccctccgtgggggggtggggggcaacgaaccgacgaccgggggctgtccgtctgtgttgggtggtgcagggcaggcacaggcagccccaggggagaacaagggagggagagaaaggaaagagagagaaagggagggagagaaaattgaatgaaggagggagagaaagaaagagtaagaagtagaaaggatagagaaaaaggaagagaaagggagggggagaaaggaaagagggaggaaggggggagagaaagaagatatgaaggagggagaaaaagaaagagagataggaaggaaagagggagagaaaggaatgagagagaaagggagggagagaaagggaatgaaagagggagaaggggtgagagatagaaaggatagacagaaagggagagaaaggaaagagagaaagggagggagaggaaggaaagagagatgagagaggaaggaggagacagaaagagaggaaggaaggaagagagaacgaaagagggatggagagagaaaggaaggaagagagagaaagagggagggagagagaaatagagcgaaagggaggaagagagattttttttgtccaaactttttttagcgcccccccctccatgttccccaggattttgaaaatatgaaaaaatgtgccgcggctccaaaaaggttgggaaacactgttctaagtcaTCCTAAAAGCCCTTGAATGCAATTGCTTATCTTGATTGTCATCTGCATTGAAACAAAGAATTCTCCAATTTTAAGTCATAAATAAATGTGGGTCTGTCATCTAATTGCAGTTCTAATTTTAGGAGATAATGGAGGGCAGGGTTTTTTGGAGTGCTATGTTTCTTGGGGGCTCAAGGAGTTGGACAAAAGTAGTGACTAACAACAAAAGGGTAATacggtgataccttgtcttacaaacttaattggttctgggacaaggttcttaaggtgaaaagtttgtaagacgaaacaatgtttcccataggaataaatggaaaagcgattaatgtgtgcaaacccagaattcaccccttttgccagccgaagtgcccatttttgtgctgctgggattcccctgaggttcccttccatgggaaaccccacctccggatttctgtgtttttgcgatgctgcaggggaatcccagcaggggaatcccagcatcgcaaaaacgaacgcttcactggcaacagaagtccggaggtggggtttcccagcgaagggagcatcagtgaaattttgcagcattgcaaaaacacggaggtcctcgaaaccccacttccagacctctgtgtttttgtgatgctgtgatttcactgaggctcccctcgctgggaaacccca
This genomic interval carries:
- the LOC139159207 gene encoding vomeronasal type-2 receptor 26-like; protein product: MNYGLPPSASASADVPASLWEAENEVPVELLYNLTLGYNIHDNYSNTRGTSDALLDMLSTGEANVPNYSCGKKDNLMAILDGSLDEISIQMSTLVGTYKVPQVVCVFLYLISYGIVSEALSDKTQIPFFHHMLPKNGIQYLGIVQLLLHFRWTLIGLFSTDTEEGENFMRTFTPILLKNGICVVISHQFSMTRATEPLRNAISKWRKVNVFVHFLEIFSLKNRFHHIHLTIEGLPGPIEGKVWITTTIEKLSMTRHTLYKYIHSVWGFSFQKRKWLNDDTFQPNLFWDSKFEGQFFHCSFSKHILSVKGRRRCTQIAPLDMEEKKNRIQIKNEHRFLNFVKTLAHALNVAYSSISRRRKMEEKEKLGAPRLEAWQFHPFLEKNEFCNFSWEKIYLDQSGNIAADLNIISWLLFPKKDAIEEQLGSFERQSLIINQDALLRVKLLNKSLPHSKCVDNCHPGLVKRTRKEEPVCCYDCIPCPEGTISTQEDTEICTKCPDDKYPTDDRIQCIPKRITFLSYEEHLGIILVSFAVFLFLTTGLVLVIFLKYLETPIVKANNRDLSYILLVSLLLCFLSSFFFIGRPRKVTCLLRQTMFSIIFSVAVSCVLAKTIMVVLAFLASKPGSRVRRWLGKSLANSIILSGSAGKIVICAIWLRVSPPFPDSDLHSQPEEIIVQCNEGSVTMFYVVLSYMGFLAATCFTVAFLARNLPGAFNEAKLITFSMLVFCSVWVSFLPTYLSTKGKYMVAVQVFSILASGAGLLGCIFFPKCYIIILRPDLNTKGHLMIKVGI